A genomic stretch from Thiomicrorhabdus sp. includes:
- a CDS encoding deoxyribodipyrimidine photo-lyase, translating into MKTALVWIQREFRIDYLPALQRALDESEKVIVAYFHDEDYTQGEAGSVWLAHALEALQNTFYRRNGCAGLWVMEGRFEPNLLKLFSEYHVQTVYYSFQVGHPFNEMQQKAQRVCESYGVALHPSFSEFWFEPGEILNKKGEPYAVFTPFYRNVLTKIDSLEPFEKTRMGRHKILPPPESWEQAASLVQLSRQPWAQELMKHWSVGEQSGWQQLFAFIDGAFAEYDVQRDLPARDSTSHLSAYLNFGHVSSRMLIFELKSLGDQVGAQQIQSWLRQLAWREFARLLLWFFPYTEEMPFQSRFIDFSWDGVDQRTHIWQRGQTGIPIVDAGMRQLWHSGYMHNRVRMVVASFLTKNLNQHWLVGKRWFDDTLLDADPANNVMGWQWVAGCGVDAAPYYRLFNPVRQSQKFDPDGEYIRQWVPELARLDSAVIHAPWENSTACRACGIELGRDYPFPLVDLEQSRLQHLQRVEALKSVRVEAF; encoded by the coding sequence ATGAAAACCGCTTTAGTCTGGATTCAAAGAGAGTTTCGCATCGATTATCTGCCGGCTTTGCAGCGCGCTTTGGATGAATCGGAAAAAGTCATTGTCGCTTATTTTCACGATGAAGATTATACGCAGGGCGAAGCAGGTTCTGTCTGGCTGGCGCACGCTCTGGAAGCGTTGCAAAACACATTTTACCGGCGGAACGGTTGCGCAGGCCTGTGGGTGATGGAAGGGCGTTTCGAACCGAATCTTCTCAAGTTGTTTTCCGAGTACCATGTGCAAACCGTCTACTACTCGTTTCAAGTCGGGCATCCGTTTAACGAAATGCAGCAAAAAGCGCAGAGGGTATGCGAGTCATACGGGGTGGCGTTGCATCCCAGCTTTTCGGAATTCTGGTTCGAACCAGGAGAGATTCTAAATAAAAAAGGCGAGCCTTATGCGGTGTTTACCCCCTTTTACCGGAATGTGCTGACGAAAATCGATTCTTTGGAGCCTTTCGAAAAAACTCGCATGGGTCGGCATAAAATATTGCCGCCGCCGGAAAGCTGGGAACAGGCCGCTTCGCTGGTGCAGCTGAGTCGGCAACCTTGGGCTCAGGAACTGATGAAGCACTGGAGCGTCGGCGAGCAGAGCGGCTGGCAGCAGCTTTTTGCTTTTATCGACGGAGCTTTCGCGGAGTACGACGTTCAACGGGATTTGCCCGCTCGGGACTCGACCAGTCATCTGTCGGCCTATTTGAATTTCGGTCATGTTTCGAGTCGTATGTTGATCTTTGAATTGAAATCTCTCGGAGATCAAGTGGGTGCGCAGCAAATACAAAGTTGGTTGCGGCAACTGGCCTGGCGGGAGTTTGCCCGTCTGCTGCTCTGGTTTTTTCCTTATACGGAAGAGATGCCGTTTCAAAGTCGTTTTATTGATTTTTCCTGGGACGGTGTGGATCAGCGAACCCATATCTGGCAACGTGGGCAGACGGGGATTCCGATTGTCGATGCGGGTATGCGTCAATTGTGGCATAGCGGCTATATGCATAATCGAGTCAGGATGGTGGTTGCATCCTTTCTGACGAAGAATCTCAACCAGCATTGGCTGGTCGGCAAGCGCTGGTTTGACGATACGTTGCTTGACGCCGACCCGGCCAACAACGTGATGGGGTGGCAATGGGTCGCCGGTTGTGGGGTGGATGCCGCCCCTTATTACCGTCTGTTCAACCCTGTGCGCCAGAGTCAGAAGTTTGATCCGGACGGTGAGTATATCCGCCAGTGGGTACCGGAGCTGGCGCGTCTGGACAGCGCGGTGATCCACGCTCCCTGGGAAAACTCCACAGCCTGTCGAGCCTGCGGCATCGAACTTGGGCGCGATTATCCTTTTCCGCTGGTGGATCTCGAACAGAGTCGTTTGCAACATCTGCAAAGAGTCGAGGCTTTGAAATCGGTGAGAGTGGAGGCCTTTTAG
- a CDS encoding ATP-binding protein — protein sequence MIVTFTVLLLSYSVITLLNHREVNKEIEEIYDAELKQYAYLVSEVVKHAPRSLHDPLDRPTSKTAVEDDADKIIFQVLDKDGNIIGASRFAPKAPLLDQYTQLKQGHYNIELKQQMWRAYMLPIEPHYWLITAENDKVRLEIVNNLTYNLLFSLLVGFPLILVLVFVVFQAGLSPLKRITQLIAGKDPYDLRPILRHDTPREIRPFINEINQLMQRIQNAIQEEKSFTSDAAHELRTPLAALKIQIDLLQSSVETPEHQPQISAIQNTVKRTLHLADQLLNLYKAQPELQREAFQPLQLQHILTQSINTLYPLISYKKIDLEVEGADQYDRILGNEVGLQQVFVNLLHNAIQYTPNQGRIRIRLAILDQQIQCCIEDSGDGVPDEKKPQIFKRFYRQEQHRQRADGCGLGLTIVAKILMAHQVDIQTLDSSLGGLKVCLLFKKHSA from the coding sequence ATGATTGTCACCTTCACGGTGCTGCTCTTAAGTTACAGCGTCATCACGCTGCTCAACCACCGGGAAGTCAATAAAGAGATCGAAGAAATTTACGATGCCGAGCTGAAACAATACGCCTACCTGGTTTCAGAAGTCGTCAAACACGCGCCCCGAAGCCTGCACGATCCACTTGATCGCCCCACCTCGAAAACCGCCGTAGAAGATGATGCCGACAAAATTATTTTCCAGGTTCTCGATAAGGACGGTAACATCATCGGGGCCTCAAGATTTGCTCCGAAAGCTCCGCTTCTCGATCAATATACCCAGCTCAAACAAGGCCATTACAACATCGAACTCAAACAGCAGATGTGGCGGGCCTACATGTTGCCCATCGAACCGCATTACTGGCTGATTACTGCGGAAAACGACAAAGTTCGTCTGGAAATCGTCAACAACCTGACCTACAACTTGCTCTTCTCGCTTTTGGTCGGTTTTCCGCTGATCCTGGTGCTGGTATTCGTCGTCTTCCAGGCCGGACTGTCGCCACTGAAACGAATCACACAGCTCATCGCCGGTAAAGACCCCTACGATCTCAGACCGATCCTAAGACACGACACCCCGCGAGAAATCCGTCCGTTTATCAACGAAATCAACCAACTCATGCAGCGCATACAGAACGCCATCCAGGAAGAAAAAAGCTTTACCTCAGATGCGGCGCATGAATTAAGAACGCCTCTGGCCGCCCTGAAAATTCAGATCGACCTCCTGCAAAGCAGCGTGGAAACCCCGGAACACCAACCTCAGATCAGCGCCATTCAAAACACCGTCAAGCGTACGCTGCATCTGGCGGATCAACTGCTCAACCTGTACAAGGCACAGCCGGAGCTGCAGCGCGAAGCCTTTCAACCCTTACAGCTGCAACACATCCTGACCCAGAGCATCAATACACTCTATCCGCTGATCAGTTACAAAAAAATCGATCTGGAAGTCGAAGGTGCCGATCAATACGATCGGATTTTAGGGAACGAAGTCGGTCTGCAGCAGGTCTTCGTGAATCTGCTGCATAACGCTATTCAATACACACCGAATCAGGGACGAATCCGTATCAGACTGGCAATACTTGATCAGCAGATTCAATGCTGTATCGAAGACAGCGGAGACGGCGTTCCCGACGAAAAGAAACCCCAGATCTTCAAACGCTTCTATCGTCAGGAACAGCACCGTCAGAGGGCCGACGGTTGCGGCCTTGGATTGACCATCGTCGCCAAAATACTGATGGCGCATCAGGTCGACATCCAAACATTGGACAGCTCGCTCGGCGGATTAAAAGTCTGCCTGCTGTTTAAAAAACATTCCGCCTAA
- a CDS encoding ethanolamine ammonia-lyase subunit EutB, translated as MAHYQYTLGQAVYRFNDLKDLMAKATPLRSGDILAQVAAKTEEERMAARFALAELPLKTFLNETVVPYESDAVTRLIFDDWDEVAFQPISHLTVGEFRDWLLDYRTDSAMLDRIESGLTPEMVAAVSKLMRNQDLILAASKKEVVTRFRNTIGLKGGLSTRLQPNHPTDNTQGIIASTLDGLLNGSGDAVIGINPATDNVQAATALIRLLDDIRLKYDIPMQSCVLTHITNSMLLMERGEPVDLVFQSIAGTEGANKSFGVDLNILAEAHEAARSLQRGTVGDNVMYFETGQGSALSSGYFHNVDQQTLETRAYAVAKKFRPLLVNTVVGFIGPEYLFDGKQIMRAGLEDHFCGKLLGVPMGCDICYTNHAEADQNDMDNLLTLLGVAGVNFIMGIPGADDIMLNYQTTSFHDANYLRQVLGKKPAPEFAAWLQKIGIQDSQGHLLDANQPAPLLADMRF; from the coding sequence ATGGCGCACTATCAATATACTTTAGGACAAGCGGTTTATCGTTTTAACGATTTAAAGGATTTGATGGCCAAAGCCACTCCCTTGCGATCCGGCGACATTCTCGCGCAGGTAGCGGCCAAAACCGAAGAGGAACGTATGGCGGCACGCTTCGCTCTCGCCGAACTGCCGCTGAAGACTTTCTTAAACGAAACCGTTGTTCCATACGAATCGGACGCAGTGACGCGACTGATTTTCGATGATTGGGACGAAGTCGCTTTTCAACCGATCTCCCATCTGACCGTCGGCGAATTCCGCGACTGGCTGCTCGATTACCGAACCGATTCGGCAATGCTGGATCGCATAGAATCAGGCTTAACGCCGGAAATGGTCGCGGCCGTTTCCAAACTGATGCGCAATCAGGATTTAATTCTCGCTGCGAGCAAAAAAGAAGTCGTCACCCGCTTTCGCAACACCATCGGATTGAAGGGTGGTTTATCGACCCGCTTGCAGCCGAATCATCCGACCGATAACACCCAGGGCATTATCGCTTCGACGCTGGACGGGCTGCTCAACGGTTCCGGCGATGCCGTGATCGGCATTAATCCGGCAACCGACAATGTCCAGGCGGCAACCGCCTTGATCCGTTTACTGGACGATATCCGCCTCAAGTACGATATCCCCATGCAATCCTGCGTGCTGACGCATATCACCAACAGCATGCTGCTGATGGAACGCGGCGAACCGGTCGATCTGGTCTTCCAGTCGATCGCCGGTACCGAAGGCGCCAACAAATCCTTCGGTGTCGATCTCAATATCTTGGCCGAAGCGCACGAAGCAGCACGTTCATTGCAACGCGGCACAGTGGGCGATAATGTGATGTATTTTGAAACCGGACAAGGCAGCGCCTTATCATCCGGTTATTTCCATAATGTCGACCAGCAAACACTGGAAACGCGTGCCTACGCGGTTGCCAAAAAATTTCGCCCGCTGCTGGTCAATACCGTGGTCGGCTTTATCGGCCCGGAATACCTGTTTGATGGTAAACAGATTATGCGTGCCGGACTGGAAGACCACTTCTGCGGCAAACTGCTTGGCGTGCCGATGGGCTGCGACATCTGTTACACCAACCACGCCGAAGCCGATCAGAACGATATGGACAACCTCCTGACGCTGCTCGGAGTCGCCGGCGTTAATTTCATTATGGGCATTCCCGGTGCCGACGACATTATGCTGAACTATCAGACTACCTCTTTTCACGATGCCAACTATCTGCGTCAGGTACTCGGCAAAAAACCGGCCCCTGAATTCGCCGCCTGGCTGCAGAAAATCGGCATTCAAGACAGTCAGGGACATTTACTGGACGCAAACCAGCCGGCACCCTTATTGGCCGACATGCGTTTTTAA
- the msrA gene encoding peptide-methionine (S)-S-oxide reductase MsrA, which yields MNSPAYDSIVFGMGCFWGAEKRMAALEGVIDTESGYAGGDDLLTDYHQVLDLEKHLRSGLAEKRNHAEVVKVVYDPKKVSLMALLAQFWENHNPTQGDRQGNDIGSNYRSAIYYQTAQQRNLAEHSLDCYQQALSAAGWSKITTEILPLRNYNRAEEYHQDYLQKHPGGYCGLGGTGIAFPIETCTVVQVNESP from the coding sequence ATGAATTCACCGGCTTACGACTCAATCGTTTTTGGAATGGGCTGCTTCTGGGGTGCCGAAAAGCGCATGGCCGCGCTTGAAGGCGTCATCGATACTGAAAGCGGTTACGCCGGAGGCGACGACCTGCTTACAGATTACCATCAAGTACTTGATTTGGAAAAACACCTTCGAAGCGGTCTGGCCGAGAAGCGAAACCACGCCGAAGTCGTCAAAGTCGTTTACGACCCGAAAAAGGTTTCTTTAATGGCCTTGCTGGCTCAATTCTGGGAAAACCACAATCCGACGCAGGGAGATCGTCAGGGCAACGATATCGGCTCCAACTATCGCAGCGCCATCTATTATCAGACAGCGCAACAGCGCAATCTTGCCGAACACAGTCTGGACTGCTATCAGCAAGCATTGAGTGCCGCCGGATGGTCGAAAATCACCACCGAAATTCTACCGTTGCGAAACTACAATCGTGCTGAAGAATACCACCAGGATTACTTGCAAAAACATCCGGGCGGTTACTGCGGCCTCGGCGGCACGGGAATCGCTTTTCCGATCGAGACGTGTACGGTCGTCCAAGTGAACGAATCTCCATAA
- the eutC gene encoding ethanolamine ammonia-lyase subunit EutC: protein MPQSAKHPKILQDLANLKHITEARIGLQRAGSSLASKEILKFDLDHARARDAVHLPFQIKQLAEKIHALGVNTVEISSAADDRMTYLQRPDLGRKLGLQSRELLQQQTEEADICIVVGDGLSSTAIQQNALPFLQLLLPMCRDRGWTLAPIHLANQARVALADEVSEHYHAKIAIILIGERPGLSAANSMGIYMTYAPRVGRSDAERNCLSNIRPGGQSYQDAVELLVRLMDGALKMRLSGVQLKDDNQENPAIDIK, encoded by the coding sequence ATGCCACAGTCCGCCAAACACCCGAAAATTCTCCAGGATCTTGCCAATCTAAAGCACATCACCGAGGCACGTATCGGTCTGCAACGCGCCGGTTCCAGTCTGGCTTCAAAGGAAATACTTAAATTCGACCTCGATCATGCGCGGGCACGCGATGCAGTCCACTTGCCCTTTCAGATCAAACAACTGGCGGAAAAAATTCATGCTCTTGGGGTAAACACGGTGGAAATTTCCTCAGCGGCCGACGATCGTATGACCTATCTGCAACGTCCCGATCTCGGGCGTAAACTTGGTTTGCAATCGCGCGAATTACTGCAGCAACAGACCGAAGAGGCGGATATTTGCATTGTTGTCGGCGATGGTTTGTCATCCACCGCCATTCAACAGAATGCCCTGCCGTTTTTACAGCTGTTACTGCCGATGTGCCGGGATAGAGGCTGGACACTGGCTCCGATCCACCTCGCCAATCAGGCCCGCGTCGCTCTGGCGGACGAAGTCAGCGAACACTATCACGCTAAAATTGCGATCATTCTGATTGGGGAAAGACCGGGATTGAGTGCCGCCAACAGCATGGGAATCTATATGACTTATGCACCGAGAGTCGGACGTTCGGATGCCGAACGCAACTGTCTTTCCAATATTCGCCCCGGCGGGCAAAGCTATCAGGATGCGGTGGAATTATTGGTTCGACTTATGGATGGAGCGCTGAAAATGCGCCTTTCCGGCGTGCAACTTAAAGACGATAATCAGGAAAACCCGGCTATCGACATTAAGTGA
- the hemH gene encoding ferrochelatase gives MEYRGISGYQHGSDSATGVLITNLGTPDAPTKEALKPYLREFLMDPRVVEPPPSRWVWRLILEGIILNTRPAKSAEAYATVWDSEGPGSPLLNISSRQLDAIAERLTPYFTGRVEFALGMRYGNPSIASALQTLQDKGCQRIIVLPLYPQYAAATSASTMDAVSAELQTWRWVPDLRFVSHYHRHPGYIKALANSIREHQKIHGKPQKLVMSYHGVPQRYHDNGDPYYCECHTTSRLLARELDLNDDEYMVTFQSLFGKEEWIKPYTDATMKSLPSEGIKNVQVICPGFSADCLETIEEIGEENREYFEEAGGEKFSFIRCLNDRADHADALTDVLLQNLQGWLDAGEDEAERLLVKTQAKAKGCPF, from the coding sequence TTGGAATATCGCGGAATTTCCGGCTATCAACACGGCTCTGACAGCGCCACTGGCGTTTTGATCACCAACCTGGGAACACCTGACGCTCCTACCAAAGAGGCACTCAAGCCCTACCTGAGAGAATTTCTGATGGATCCGCGAGTGGTGGAACCGCCACCATCCCGCTGGGTTTGGCGTTTGATTCTGGAAGGAATCATTTTGAACACTCGTCCGGCCAAATCCGCAGAAGCCTATGCCACCGTCTGGGACAGCGAAGGCCCCGGTTCGCCACTGCTGAATATCTCCAGCCGCCAGCTCGACGCCATTGCCGAACGTCTGACTCCGTATTTCACGGGACGAGTCGAATTCGCTCTGGGCATGCGCTACGGTAATCCATCGATTGCCAGCGCTTTGCAAACGCTGCAGGATAAAGGCTGCCAACGCATTATCGTCCTGCCGCTTTATCCTCAGTATGCGGCCGCCACCAGTGCATCAACCATGGATGCCGTCAGTGCCGAATTGCAAACCTGGCGCTGGGTACCCGACTTGCGATTTGTCAGTCACTATCACCGCCATCCCGGCTATATCAAAGCCTTGGCCAACAGTATCCGCGAACACCAGAAAATTCACGGCAAACCACAGAAACTGGTGATGTCTTATCATGGTGTGCCGCAGCGTTACCACGACAACGGCGACCCTTACTATTGCGAATGCCACACGACTTCTCGCCTGCTGGCTCGTGAGCTGGATCTGAACGACGACGAATACATGGTCACATTCCAATCGCTGTTCGGTAAAGAGGAGTGGATCAAGCCCTATACCGACGCCACCATGAAATCCTTGCCGTCGGAAGGTATCAAAAACGTACAGGTTATCTGCCCTGGCTTCTCGGCGGATTGTCTGGAGACCATTGAAGAGATCGGCGAAGAAAACCGTGAATATTTCGAAGAAGCCGGCGGAGAAAAATTCAGCTTCATTCGCTGTCTGAACGATCGGGCCGACCACGCGGATGCGCTTACCGATGTACTGTTGCAAAACCTTCAAGGTTGGCTGGATGCCGGAGAAGACGAAGCAGAACGCTTATTGGTTAAAACGCAGGCAAAAGCCAAAGGCTGCCCGTTTTAA
- a CDS encoding response regulator yields the protein MLASYTVLYEKGVPIRCYGVNHDITEVKKKDREILNYNRQMQTAAEAASLGFWRFDIEKLTFTVDRSWLKMMKVETEENGGVYSWDRFLERFIPKAEHKQLETKLSEAFLYHHRYQDGFEHQMVDSDGSVRYFYNFYLVRYNDQGLPVEGLGVMQDITIRKRAEEEVLASRRQLSDAQKIAKLGSWYLDLESGELQWSDEIYRIFELDPDGFSPSYEAFLQKIHPDDRDLVNKTFKKSLENKTFYQVEHRLLMKDGGIKYVLERGNNLFDENGEPIASQGTVQDITETKHMERSLIEAKEKAEEANKAKGMFLANMSHEIRTPLNGVIGLTQLALGTPLSPVQKDYLLKSQKASKALLSIINDILDYSKAESGKLELENVEFEVNEILSNASDLFSYRAQEKNLHLFFHVDPDIPAFLIGDPLRISQIVNNLVGNAIKFTESGSVEVQVNLTEKRAENVTLEFVIKDSGIGITESQMRSLFQPFVQADNSNTRKFGGTGLGLVISRQLVETMGGHISVDSRFGEGSEFRFTITLDFDPDAVRDNHPELEPLRGKRFLVLDDNEIERRAMVQILEGWKLQVKECFDSEAAMQMLHAEHFDFLILDWKMPKIDGLELLKRLQNELELSIPHVLMVTAFGKEALLLESRKRQVTVERVLSKPFTSSSLLACLLKEQERDFMALGRVLLAEDNELNQVVALENLKRFGLEVEVVSNGLEAVKAVQDQEFDLILMDLQMPVMDGFEAALKIHRMNKNIPIVALSAAVMEEDKKRTQECGMVDHLAKPIDLLALQKVLSTYLKTIELSPGDTEFPVLSDDDSANNLFDLQSLTDRIGSRTKAYELLAEFAEKYRGWPLKAEKVEMENGLSPEWMDKLHTLTGVCGNLSLGKSFELVSRIYQSKDQAEQAVLWPQFLQVLADTIDEIDETVHIEIPPGELRAEWNDEQKKQLLDTFKEDLQSSHFIEDERIKEFGHLVRSVVDETLAKAFENAVRQFEYETALEVLQKVEEALDA from the coding sequence ATGTTGGCCAGTTATACCGTGTTGTATGAAAAAGGTGTGCCGATCCGTTGCTACGGCGTCAACCATGATATTACCGAGGTGAAAAAGAAAGACCGGGAGATTCTCAATTACAACCGTCAGATGCAAACCGCTGCCGAAGCGGCTTCGCTCGGCTTCTGGCGATTCGATATCGAAAAATTGACTTTTACGGTCGACCGATCGTGGTTGAAGATGATGAAGGTCGAGACGGAAGAAAATGGCGGTGTCTACAGTTGGGATCGTTTTCTGGAGCGCTTTATCCCGAAGGCGGAACATAAACAGCTGGAAACCAAGTTGTCGGAAGCCTTCTTGTACCATCATCGTTATCAGGATGGTTTTGAACATCAGATGGTGGATAGCGATGGTTCGGTACGGTATTTCTATAACTTCTATCTGGTGCGTTATAACGATCAGGGATTACCGGTCGAAGGACTGGGTGTGATGCAGGACATTACCATTCGAAAGCGTGCAGAAGAAGAGGTGCTGGCCAGTCGACGTCAGTTAAGCGATGCACAGAAAATCGCCAAGCTGGGAAGTTGGTATCTGGATCTGGAGTCGGGCGAATTGCAGTGGTCGGATGAAATTTATCGAATTTTTGAACTGGACCCGGATGGCTTTTCACCTTCTTATGAAGCGTTTTTACAGAAAATTCATCCTGATGATCGGGATTTGGTCAATAAAACGTTCAAAAAGTCGTTGGAAAACAAGACGTTTTATCAAGTTGAACACCGTTTGCTGATGAAGGACGGAGGGATTAAATATGTGCTTGAACGCGGTAATAACCTATTCGACGAAAATGGTGAGCCGATCGCTTCGCAGGGAACCGTTCAGGACATAACCGAAACCAAACATATGGAGCGCAGCCTGATCGAAGCGAAAGAGAAGGCAGAGGAAGCGAATAAAGCCAAAGGCATGTTTCTGGCGAATATGTCGCACGAGATTCGGACGCCCTTGAACGGTGTGATCGGGCTGACACAGCTGGCGCTGGGTACGCCTTTATCGCCGGTGCAGAAAGATTATCTGTTGAAATCGCAAAAGGCTTCCAAGGCTCTGCTGTCGATTATTAACGATATTCTGGATTATTCCAAGGCAGAGTCCGGCAAGCTTGAGTTGGAAAACGTCGAATTCGAAGTGAATGAAATTCTTTCCAATGCCTCCGATCTGTTCTCTTACCGGGCTCAGGAGAAAAACCTCCATCTGTTTTTCCATGTCGATCCCGATATCCCGGCATTTCTGATTGGGGACCCTTTGCGAATTTCACAGATCGTCAACAATCTGGTCGGTAATGCGATCAAATTTACCGAGAGCGGCAGCGTGGAAGTTCAGGTGAATCTCACCGAGAAGCGTGCTGAGAATGTGACGTTGGAATTTGTGATCAAAGACAGCGGGATCGGGATAACCGAATCGCAGATGCGCAGTCTGTTCCAGCCGTTTGTTCAGGCGGATAACTCCAATACCCGTAAATTCGGTGGAACCGGCCTCGGTCTGGTAATCAGCCGACAGCTGGTCGAAACGATGGGTGGGCATATTTCTGTCGACAGTCGTTTTGGCGAGGGAAGCGAATTCCGCTTTACGATAACTCTGGATTTTGATCCGGATGCCGTACGCGACAATCACCCGGAACTGGAACCGCTGAGGGGCAAGCGTTTTCTGGTGCTTGATGATAATGAAATCGAACGTCGCGCGATGGTGCAGATTCTGGAAGGCTGGAAACTGCAAGTAAAAGAGTGCTTCGATTCCGAAGCGGCGATGCAAATGCTGCATGCAGAGCATTTCGACTTTTTGATTCTGGATTGGAAGATGCCGAAAATCGACGGTCTCGAATTATTGAAACGCTTACAGAACGAGTTGGAACTTTCGATTCCGCATGTGTTGATGGTCACGGCGTTCGGCAAGGAAGCACTGCTTCTTGAGTCGCGGAAACGGCAGGTGACGGTTGAGAGGGTGCTTTCCAAACCTTTCACCTCGTCCAGTTTGCTGGCGTGTCTCTTGAAAGAGCAGGAACGCGACTTTATGGCATTGGGACGAGTTCTTCTGGCGGAAGACAATGAGTTGAATCAGGTGGTTGCCTTGGAAAACCTGAAACGTTTTGGGCTGGAAGTCGAGGTGGTGTCCAATGGTCTGGAAGCCGTGAAAGCCGTGCAGGATCAGGAGTTTGATCTGATCCTGATGGATTTGCAGATGCCGGTTATGGATGGCTTTGAAGCCGCGCTGAAAATTCATCGCATGAATAAGAATATTCCGATCGTCGCTTTGAGTGCGGCGGTAATGGAAGAAGATAAAAAGCGTACTCAGGAATGCGGGATGGTCGATCACCTTGCCAAACCGATCGATCTTTTGGCTCTGCAAAAAGTATTGTCTACCTATTTGAAAACAATCGAATTATCACCGGGTGATACCGAATTTCCGGTTTTGAGCGACGACGATTCTGCAAACAATCTTTTCGATCTGCAATCCCTGACCGATCGTATCGGCAGTCGAACCAAAGCTTATGAGCTTCTTGCCGAGTTTGCCGAAAAATACCGCGGATGGCCGTTAAAAGCGGAAAAAGTTGAAATGGAAAATGGCCTGAGTCCCGAATGGATGGATAAATTGCATACTCTGACAGGTGTTTGCGGCAATCTGTCGCTGGGCAAATCGTTTGAGCTGGTCTCACGCATTTATCAAAGCAAAGATCAGGCGGAACAAGCAGTACTTTGGCCTCAATTTTTGCAGGTTCTGGCCGATACAATTGATGAGATAGACGAAACGGTTCACATCGAAATTCCGCCGGGAGAGCTGAGAGCGGAATGGAATGATGAACAGAAAAAACAGCTTCTGGATACCTTTAAAGAAGATTTACAATCGAGCCATTTTATCGAAGACGAGCGCATTAAAGAGTTTGGTCATCTGGTTCGAAGTGTTGTTGACGAGACACTGGCCAAAGCGTTCGAAAATGCGGTGCGGCAGTTTGAATACGAAACCGCTTTGGAGGTATTACAGAAGGTAGAGGAAGCCTTAGATGCTTAA
- a CDS encoding diguanylate cyclase, translating into MLKPLILVVDDEPLNLRMVSTILQDRYEILVAKNGHAALEVVQRQKPDLILLDIVMPDMDGFEVIRHLHKNPLLSEIPVIFLTSKTDQSAIVESFRLGGVDYITKPFYQEELNVRVDNQVRMHRLQRNLNIELKRSHQNFEIMDRHIAFIFIDFSATITFASSYFCQNFACSGKDVVGENIRILKSDNTPQGLYQELWNTVSQEKDFHCEIEDRNFQGGTNWYAVNITPNYDEYDTWVGYIAFYKNIDDQVKLKALSETDKLTGISNRAKLDKELGRELDRAERYDLPLSIIMLDLDHFKNVNDYFGHEVGDQVIQNVARILHSNVRKVDVVGRWGGEEFLIICPQTDKSGASILAENLRRKIEEFDFVEAGRQTASFGVAQYRKSEERTAFFRRVDQALYLAKGDGRNRVCDAEEAS; encoded by the coding sequence ATGCTTAAGCCTTTGATTTTAGTGGTTGACGATGAGCCGCTGAACCTGAGAATGGTCAGTACGATTCTGCAAGACCGTTATGAAATTCTGGTCGCGAAAAACGGCCACGCCGCTCTGGAAGTTGTGCAGCGGCAGAAACCGGATTTAATTTTGCTCGACATTGTCATGCCGGATATGGACGGTTTTGAAGTCATTCGGCATTTACATAAAAATCCGCTCCTAAGCGAAATTCCGGTGATCTTTCTGACGTCGAAAACCGATCAATCGGCCATCGTCGAGAGTTTTCGACTCGGCGGGGTGGATTACATCACCAAGCCTTTTTATCAGGAAGAATTGAACGTTCGTGTCGATAATCAGGTGCGTATGCACCGTTTGCAGAGAAATCTCAATATCGAATTGAAACGCAGCCATCAGAACTTTGAGATTATGGATCGGCATATTGCGTTTATTTTTATCGACTTTTCGGCAACGATAACCTTTGCCAGTTCATATTTCTGCCAGAACTTCGCCTGCTCGGGCAAGGACGTGGTAGGCGAAAATATCAGAATACTGAAATCAGACAATACGCCGCAGGGGCTGTATCAAGAGTTGTGGAATACCGTTTCCCAGGAAAAAGATTTCCACTGTGAGATCGAGGACCGGAATTTTCAGGGAGGAACAAATTGGTATGCGGTCAATATTACCCCCAACTATGATGAGTATGACACCTGGGTCGGTTATATTGCGTTTTACAAAAATATTGACGATCAGGTGAAATTGAAGGCGCTTTCGGAAACTGACAAACTGACCGGGATCAGCAACCGGGCCAAATTGGATAAAGAGCTGGGCCGCGAGTTGGATCGGGCGGAGCGTTACGATTTGCCGTTGTCGATTATCATGCTGGATCTGGATCACTTTAAAAATGTCAACGATTACTTCGGGCATGAGGTCGGAGATCAGGTAATACAGAATGTTGCCCGTATCCTGCACAGCAATGTGCGCAAGGTCGATGTCGTGGGTCGATGGGGTGGTGAAGAATTTTTGATTATTTGCCCTCAGACCGATAAGTCCGGGGCTAGCATCCTGGCGGAAAACCTGCGCAGGAAGATCGAAGAATTCGATTTTGTCGAAGCGGGGCGGCAGACGGCGAGTTTCGGTGTGGCTCAATATCGTAAATCCGAAGAGCGTACCGCCTTTTTCCGCCGGGTGGATCAGGCGCTCTATCTGGCTAAGGGGGATGGCCGAAACCGGGTTTGCGATGCCGAAGAGGCTTCGTGA